Proteins encoded within one genomic window of Brenneria nigrifluens DSM 30175 = ATCC 13028:
- a CDS encoding ABC transporter ATP-binding protein, producing the protein MTDVTDVLTINNLTCRYPPRKEREGSALQNLSLTVRQREIVCLLGASGCGKTTLLKAVAGLLPVDCGSIVVAGQTMSDGERTVAPALRQVGLVFQGCALFPHLTVAQNIAFGLNGQSREAIARGVEEMAALLHLAGLEDCYPHQISRERQQRAAIARAMARKPSVLLLDEPFSNMDSQVRDTLINELRLLLKRQQVATVLVTHSKEEAFAFADRLAVMDHGTIVQEGYAATLYQQPGSRLVADYLGSGNYLPVNILSDHQWRSLFGDHHAAHPHGQPIGSLCDWLVRPHDIALALDPKGEAEVVDRLFMGTLNHYRIRLDDHIIQVQSSTWFEAGQAVRLSIKTEQPLLFPRL; encoded by the coding sequence ATGACAGATGTAACCGATGTACTGACGATTAATAACCTAACCTGCCGTTATCCGCCGCGTAAAGAAAGGGAGGGGTCGGCGTTGCAAAACCTTTCCCTAACGGTTCGGCAGCGGGAAATTGTTTGCCTGCTCGGCGCCAGCGGCTGCGGCAAGACCACGCTGCTCAAAGCGGTGGCGGGGTTGCTCCCGGTGGATTGCGGGTCGATTGTGGTTGCCGGCCAGACGATGAGCGACGGCGAGCGGACCGTCGCGCCGGCGTTGCGTCAGGTTGGGCTGGTTTTTCAGGGTTGCGCGTTATTTCCGCATCTGACGGTGGCGCAAAATATTGCCTTTGGTCTGAACGGTCAGTCTCGGGAAGCGATAGCCCGCGGCGTTGAAGAGATGGCGGCGCTGTTGCATCTGGCCGGGCTGGAGGACTGCTATCCGCACCAGATCTCCCGTGAGCGGCAGCAGCGGGCGGCCATCGCCCGGGCGATGGCCCGCAAGCCGAGCGTACTGCTGCTTGATGAACCTTTCTCCAATATGGATAGCCAGGTGCGCGATACGCTGATTAACGAGCTGCGCCTCCTCCTTAAACGGCAGCAGGTCGCCACCGTCCTGGTGACTCACAGTAAGGAAGAGGCCTTTGCCTTTGCCGATCGGCTGGCGGTAATGGACCACGGGACCATTGTGCAGGAGGGCTATGCGGCAACGCTTTATCAGCAGCCCGGCAGCCGTTTGGTCGCGGACTATCTGGGCAGCGGCAACTATCTGCCGGTTAACATCCTCAGCGATCATCAGTGGCGGAGTCTCTTTGGCGATCATCACGCCGCGCACCCGCATGGGCAGCCTATCGGCTCTCTCTGCGACTGGCTGGTTCGTCCGCATGATATTGCGCTGGCGCTCGATCCCAAAGGCGAGGCGGAGGTTGTGGATCGGCTGTTTATGGGCACCTTGAACCATTATCGCATCAGGCTGGACGACCATATCATCCAGGTACAGAGCAGTACCTGGTTTGAGGCGGGGCAAGCGGTCAGGTTAAGTATAAAAACCGAACAACCGCTTCTGTTTCCCCGTTTATAG